In a single window of the Coregonus clupeaformis isolate EN_2021a chromosome 10, ASM2061545v1, whole genome shotgun sequence genome:
- the LOC121575386 gene encoding pollen-specific leucine-rich repeat extensin-like protein 2 isoform X2 has translation MGTVVQQCAATGLNKLLSRVEREWAKSSWTDGHVTSTRMMSQKKPLHPQMMTPNLDNTHIPTSSADKKQQRRQKHKPNIPSVKHNTNTSELSPQGQFDPPSLPFSLLSAVDGKERRERREQQQEAQVPGAATTAGMASDPDGSGGEWESVLCSNQSLLFPPRCTLPPRETQLAQVHPPVPESIPSYSPLVPVSPFLCPALWLPRSLPTLYWGLPLTHPKQPHLPSPPPPRLPLGPPGPRLPPQEELQ, from the exons ATGGGAACTGTTGTGCAGCAATGCGCTGCAACTGGACTCAACAAGCTCCTTAGCAGGGTGGAGCGGGAATGGGCCAAAAGTTCATGGACCGACGGACATGTGACGAG CACCAGGATGATGAGCCAAAAGAAGCCTTTGCATCCCCAGATGATGACCCCAAATCTGGACAACACTCACATTCCCACCTCGTCAGCAGACAAG AAGCAGCAGAGAAGACAGAAGCACAAACCAAACATTCCTTCAGTCAaacacaacaccaacacctctgaACTCAG CCCTCAGGGCCAGTTTGACCCTCCTTCACTGCCCTTCTCCCTGTTATCAGCTGTGgatggaaaggagaggagggagaggagggagcagcAGCAGGAAGCTCAG GTACCTGGAGCGGCTACTACTGCTGGAATGGCTTCGGATCCAGACGGTTCaggaggagagtgggagagtgtCCTCTGCTCCAACCAGTCGCTGCTGTTCCCACCACGGTGCACCCTCCCTCCACGGGAGACTCAGCTCGCCCAAGTGCATCCTCCAGTGCCAGAGAGCATTCCCTCTTACTCTCCTCTCGTCCCTGTCTCACCCTTCCTCTGCCCCGCTCTCTGGCTGCCACGCTCGCTACCCACCCTGTACTGGGGCCTGCCGCTCACACACCCAAAACAGCCACACCTCCCCTCGCCTCCCCCCCCTCGCCTCCCTCTCGGACCACCGGGGCCGCGTCTCCCTCCCCAAGAGGAGTTACAGTGA
- the LOC121575386 gene encoding uncharacterized protein LOC121575386 isoform X1 has product MGTVVQQCAATGLNKLLSRVEREWAKSSWTDGHVTSTRMMSQKKPLHPQMMTPNLDNTHIPTSSADKKQQRRQKHKPNIPSVKHNTNTSELSCGWKGEEGEEGAAAGSSGTWSGYYCWNGFGSRRFRRRVGECPLLQPVAAVPTTVHPPSTGDSARPSASSSAREHSLLLSSRPCLTLPLPRSLAATLATHPVLGPAAHTPKTATPPLASPPSPPSRTTGAASPSPRGVTVRVGSTLLRRPLGVRGVGALKWGSAT; this is encoded by the exons ATGGGAACTGTTGTGCAGCAATGCGCTGCAACTGGACTCAACAAGCTCCTTAGCAGGGTGGAGCGGGAATGGGCCAAAAGTTCATGGACCGACGGACATGTGACGAG CACCAGGATGATGAGCCAAAAGAAGCCTTTGCATCCCCAGATGATGACCCCAAATCTGGACAACACTCACATTCCCACCTCGTCAGCAGACAAG AAGCAGCAGAGAAGACAGAAGCACAAACCAAACATTCCTTCAGTCAaacacaacaccaacacctctgaACTCAG CTGTGgatggaaaggagaggagggagaggagggagcagcAGCAGGAAGCTCAG GTACCTGGAGCGGCTACTACTGCTGGAATGGCTTCGGATCCAGACGGTTCaggaggagagtgggagagtgtCCTCTGCTCCAACCAGTCGCTGCTGTTCCCACCACGGTGCACCCTCCCTCCACGGGAGACTCAGCTCGCCCAAGTGCATCCTCCAGTGCCAGAGAGCATTCCCTCTTACTCTCCTCTCGTCCCTGTCTCACCCTTCCTCTGCCCCGCTCTCTGGCTGCCACGCTCGCTACCCACCCTGTACTGGGGCCTGCCGCTCACACACCCAAAACAGCCACACCTCCCCTCGCCTCCCCCCCCTCGCCTCCCTCTCGGACCACCGGGGCCGCGTCTCCCTCCCCAAGAGGAGTTACAGTGAGAGTCGGGTCCACTCTGCTGAGAAGGCCTCTGGGCGTCAGAGGTGTGGGAGCCCTGAAATGGGGATCGGCCACCTGA